In Elusimicrobiota bacterium, the following proteins share a genomic window:
- a CDS encoding FAD-linked oxidase C-terminal domain-containing protein, producing the protein MRDCSSLKKLLPGRAFDGEADLLTYSYDAALERARPDAVVLAESVEDVRAAVRWCSENRVPYVARGAGTNLSGGCAPLRGGVVVSTARLKRIVSVDTREGSVVVEPGVVNLDLQKRLEACGWFYAPDPASYKVCTLGGNLGENAGGPRCLKYGVTTNHLRALDVVMPDGALEHLDLKDPGLELASLLCGSEGTLGVITKAWLDITPMPTSIATLLVAFKSLEDAMACVAGTIAAGVLPRVMEAMDRLTVDSIEAYVPAGYPRAEAVLLIELEGAGRVLEAELEKVSELCRRHGATEMRTAKDEAERERLWEGRRSAYAALARLAPNVSVEDGVVPRSRLPEAARRTREICASYKAEAGLLFHAGDGNLHPNVIFDERDRAQTERVRRAGREVLRACVELGGSISGEHGIGAEKRAAMTWLFSPETLTLFRRVKEALDPEGLANPDKLLPLPGEVLEGEPRPKARPLSPAAQALVDAVRERVRAKRPFSVFGSRTRLPGEVAAVHKAGALTTRGLDAVLELERADFVAVVEAGIPVRELRRRLEAEGLYAPLPEDGGTLGGALMTKAHPPLRDALLGLRVLLADGSVCELGAKVVKNVAGYDVPRLLLGSWGTLAVVLEVTLKLSAIRPLGPAAAEAPRPPRMGSWHRRLKHGLDPHALLNPWYAQRYG; encoded by the coding sequence ATGAGAGACTGCTCGTCGCTCAAGAAGCTCCTTCCGGGCCGCGCCTTCGACGGTGAGGCCGACCTCCTGACCTATTCCTACGACGCGGCGCTCGAGCGCGCCCGGCCGGACGCCGTGGTCCTCGCCGAGAGCGTCGAGGACGTGCGCGCGGCCGTGCGCTGGTGTTCGGAGAACCGCGTCCCCTACGTCGCCCGCGGCGCCGGGACCAACCTCAGCGGCGGCTGCGCTCCCCTGCGGGGCGGGGTCGTGGTCTCGACGGCCCGCTTGAAGCGGATCGTCTCCGTGGACACGCGCGAGGGCTCCGTCGTCGTCGAGCCGGGGGTCGTCAACCTCGACTTGCAGAAGCGTCTGGAGGCCTGCGGCTGGTTCTACGCGCCCGACCCCGCCTCCTACAAGGTCTGCACGCTGGGGGGGAACCTCGGCGAGAACGCCGGCGGCCCGCGCTGCCTCAAGTACGGCGTCACGACCAACCACCTGCGAGCGCTCGACGTCGTCATGCCCGACGGCGCGCTCGAGCATCTCGACCTCAAGGACCCCGGACTGGAGCTCGCGAGCCTGCTCTGCGGCTCCGAGGGCACGCTCGGCGTCATCACGAAGGCCTGGCTCGACATCACGCCGATGCCGACCTCCATCGCGACCCTGCTCGTCGCCTTCAAGTCGCTCGAGGACGCGATGGCCTGCGTCGCCGGGACCATCGCCGCGGGCGTGCTCCCGCGCGTCATGGAGGCCATGGACCGGCTCACCGTCGATTCCATCGAGGCGTACGTTCCCGCGGGCTACCCGCGCGCCGAGGCCGTCCTGCTCATCGAGCTCGAGGGCGCGGGCCGCGTGCTCGAGGCCGAACTCGAGAAGGTGTCGGAGCTCTGCCGCCGCCACGGCGCGACCGAGATGAGGACGGCGAAGGACGAGGCCGAGCGCGAGCGTCTGTGGGAAGGCCGGCGCAGCGCCTACGCGGCGCTCGCGCGCCTTGCGCCCAACGTCTCGGTCGAGGACGGCGTCGTGCCGCGCAGCCGCCTGCCCGAGGCCGCGCGCCGCACCCGCGAGATCTGCGCGTCGTACAAGGCCGAGGCGGGCCTGCTCTTCCATGCCGGCGACGGGAACCTCCATCCCAACGTCATCTTCGACGAGCGCGACCGCGCCCAGACCGAGCGGGTGCGCCGCGCCGGGCGCGAGGTCCTGCGCGCCTGCGTCGAGCTCGGCGGCTCCATCTCGGGCGAGCACGGCATCGGCGCCGAGAAGCGCGCCGCGATGACCTGGCTCTTCAGCCCCGAGACCCTGACGCTCTTCCGCCGCGTCAAGGAGGCGCTCGACCCCGAGGGGCTCGCGAACCCGGACAAGCTCCTGCCCCTGCCGGGCGAGGTCCTGGAGGGCGAGCCGCGCCCGAAGGCCCGGCCGCTCTCTCCCGCCGCGCAGGCCCTCGTCGACGCGGTGCGCGAGCGCGTCCGCGCGAAGCGGCCCTTCTCCGTCTTCGGCTCCCGCACCCGCCTTCCCGGCGAGGTCGCCGCCGTCCATAAGGCCGGCGCGCTCACGACGCGCGGGCTCGACGCGGTCCTCGAACTCGAACGCGCGGACTTCGTCGCCGTCGTCGAGGCGGGCATCCCGGTCCGGGAGCTGCGCCGGCGCCTGGAGGCCGAAGGCCTCTACGCGCCCCTGCCCGAGGACGGCGGGACGCTCGGCGGCGCCCTCATGACGAAGGCGCACCCGCCGCTGCGCGACGCGCTGCTGGGCCTGCGCGTGCTGCTCGCCGACGGCTCCGTCTGCGAGCTGGGCGCCAAGGTCGTCAAGAACGTGGCCGGCTACGACGTGCCGCGCCTGCTCCTCGGCTCCTGGGGGACGCTCGCCGTGGTCCTCGAGGTCACGCTGAAGCTCTCCGCGATCCGTCCGCTCGGGCCCGCCGCCGCCGAGGCCCCGCGGCCGCCGCGCATGGGCTCCTGGCATCGCCGCCTCAAGCACGGGCTCGACCCGCACGCCCTGCTCAATCCCTGGTACGCGCAACGCTATGGGTAG
- a CDS encoding (Fe-S)-binding protein, with the protein MSEQLGKLLTSLGERSDYDAVSQCSRCGYCEQACPTYVASGREAYSARGRNQLVRLMLEGKVERTACAQEAFSTCLLCGACTEVCPAHVPTADIVLEGRRELAGSAPGWLWKGLSALLLGPRVRLERVLGLAYFFKRLGFSRLAGRLGLLRLLGLRALEEADRHVEEVPDSLLGPLLRADPELAPRADARHHYFASCGPDFLFPRVGLATTRILKTLGPADYRGNPCCGLLAYNYGDLATARELARRNIVLFEQADDGAPVVADCSSCAAFLKSYPQLFLDDAEWRPRAERFAGSVLDAVELEPSLPPRTLKGTLAFHDSCRASHGQGLRAQPRRVLAPAAEAVREMPDSDVCCGGAGLFAFKHPELSEKLLLRKVSAAAHVQARVVSASGTSCLLQLARGLRKYYPEARVAHWSELVCEALDMDKAHG; encoded by the coding sequence ATGTCTGAACAGCTCGGGAAGCTCCTCACCTCCCTAGGGGAACGGTCGGATTACGACGCGGTCAGCCAGTGCAGCCGCTGCGGCTACTGCGAACAGGCCTGCCCCACCTACGTCGCCTCCGGGCGCGAGGCGTACTCGGCGCGCGGACGCAATCAGCTCGTGCGCCTCATGCTGGAGGGGAAGGTCGAGCGTACGGCTTGCGCGCAGGAGGCTTTCTCGACCTGCCTGCTCTGCGGGGCGTGCACGGAGGTCTGTCCCGCGCACGTGCCGACCGCCGACATCGTGCTCGAGGGCCGGCGCGAGCTCGCGGGGAGCGCGCCGGGCTGGCTCTGGAAGGGGCTCTCGGCGCTCCTGCTCGGGCCGCGCGTCCGCCTCGAGCGGGTCCTGGGGCTCGCCTACTTCTTCAAGCGCCTGGGCTTCTCGCGGCTGGCGGGGCGCCTCGGGCTGCTGCGCCTCCTCGGCCTGCGCGCTCTCGAGGAGGCCGACCGGCACGTCGAAGAGGTCCCCGACTCCCTGTTGGGCCCGCTCCTGCGCGCGGACCCCGAGCTCGCCCCGCGCGCCGACGCGAGACACCACTATTTCGCCTCCTGCGGCCCGGACTTCCTTTTCCCGCGCGTGGGCCTGGCGACGACGAGGATCCTCAAGACCCTCGGGCCCGCCGACTACCGGGGGAACCCCTGCTGCGGCCTGCTCGCCTACAACTACGGCGACCTGGCCACGGCCCGGGAGCTCGCGCGCCGCAACATCGTCCTCTTCGAACAGGCGGACGACGGGGCGCCGGTCGTCGCGGACTGCTCCTCCTGCGCGGCTTTCCTCAAAAGCTACCCTCAGCTCTTCCTCGATGACGCCGAGTGGCGGCCGCGCGCCGAGCGCTTCGCCGGGAGCGTGCTCGACGCCGTCGAGCTCGAGCCCTCGCTGCCCCCGCGGACGCTGAAGGGGACCCTCGCCTTCCACGATTCCTGCCGGGCGAGCCACGGGCAGGGCCTGCGCGCGCAGCCGCGCCGCGTCCTCGCGCCGGCGGCGGAGGCGGTCCGCGAGATGCCGGATTCCGACGTCTGCTGCGGGGGCGCCGGCCTCTTCGCCTTCAAGCATCCCGAGCTCTCGGAGAAGCTCCTGCTGCGCAAGGTCTCGGCCGCCGCGCACGTCCAGGCGCGCGTCGTGAGCGCGTCGGGGACCTCGTGCCTGCTCCAGCTTGCGCGGGGACTGAGGAAGTATTATCCTGAGGCACGGGTCGCACACTGGTCGGAACTGGTCTGCGAAGCGCTGGATATGGATAAAGCTCATGGGTAG
- a CDS encoding hybrid sensor histidine kinase/response regulator — translation MKPRVLLLSPDKALAEACAKTCEVRGALFEAAADAATARRLWQKEDSKLVGVLADAAGMRLEDRRALIGLHMEPGAPPLALLEPPVVPDPMAPTESVQTLRWPIEQSTLDALRGLDAVPTLFLTDPTLHVTGMLQARLQSVGLQTLIMETVIGVGEVLKQSAAAMPEKPTEKGGGVFARLMGNRPAEGAASSGFANFVVAPWKGDVFEAEVVEYRLRAEIPAVRVFLVTAMGPVHAAERNLRHNRPAFVPRGDFGPAIDLLLGRPTDDPRSQGRVLYCDNFKPSLIQVSAGLMADGYEVSAMMKAEEALEAAQTDRYHIAVVGAALAYAQHTGIELAQKMREHDPDLRMILMVDRYPLNTALQGVSQVVEVGLDDCLLKPVEPSRLKFSISRALERRRLLLENARLLDELKLTNAQLEQLNSFQNKFFATVAHDVKNPLTAIRGYAELLSWKIKEAELLKCVNHIMSSSKTLEALISDLVDFAAIESGKLRVNVQEMDLAAVVAEVRSRVQVVADKRQIEFQVSVPDDLPKFNGDPLRVGQVIQNLCTNAIQYTPEKGKVYLHVQRSAAVVTVSVRDTGIGISKEDLPKIFNRFFQAQNAQQMRRAGFGLGLKIAQEIVKAHGGGMGVDSELGKGSVFYFTLPVPTAPAGTAATPPPMPGAAPGLPTFGGPYTPPPQKPPPTKL, via the coding sequence ATGAAGCCGCGCGTCCTCCTCCTCAGCCCCGACAAGGCCCTCGCCGAGGCCTGCGCCAAGACCTGCGAGGTCCGCGGCGCGCTCTTCGAGGCCGCCGCCGACGCGGCGACCGCTCGGCGGCTGTGGCAGAAGGAGGATTCGAAGCTCGTGGGCGTGCTCGCGGACGCGGCGGGCATGCGTCTGGAGGACCGCCGCGCGCTCATCGGGCTGCACATGGAGCCGGGCGCGCCCCCGCTCGCGCTGCTCGAGCCGCCCGTCGTCCCCGACCCCATGGCGCCGACGGAATCGGTGCAGACGCTGCGCTGGCCCATCGAGCAGTCCACGCTCGACGCCCTGCGCGGGCTCGACGCCGTCCCGACGCTCTTCCTCACCGACCCGACGCTCCATGTGACGGGGATGCTCCAGGCCCGCCTCCAGTCGGTCGGCCTGCAGACCCTCATCATGGAGACCGTCATCGGCGTCGGCGAGGTCCTCAAGCAGTCGGCCGCGGCGATGCCGGAGAAGCCGACCGAGAAGGGCGGAGGGGTCTTCGCGCGGCTCATGGGGAACAGGCCCGCGGAGGGCGCCGCCTCCAGCGGCTTCGCGAACTTCGTCGTCGCTCCGTGGAAGGGAGACGTCTTCGAGGCCGAGGTCGTCGAGTACCGCCTGCGCGCCGAGATCCCCGCGGTGAGGGTCTTCCTCGTCACGGCGATGGGGCCGGTGCACGCGGCCGAGCGCAACCTGCGCCACAACCGCCCGGCCTTCGTGCCGCGCGGGGACTTCGGCCCGGCGATCGACCTCCTTCTCGGGCGGCCCACCGACGATCCGCGCTCCCAGGGACGCGTGCTCTACTGCGACAACTTCAAGCCTTCGCTCATCCAGGTCTCCGCCGGGCTCATGGCCGACGGCTACGAGGTCTCGGCGATGATGAAGGCCGAGGAGGCGCTCGAGGCCGCGCAGACCGACCGCTACCACATCGCGGTCGTCGGCGCCGCCCTCGCCTACGCCCAGCACACCGGCATCGAACTCGCCCAGAAGATGCGCGAGCACGACCCGGACCTGCGCATGATCCTCATGGTGGACCGCTATCCGCTCAACACGGCCCTGCAGGGGGTCAGCCAGGTCGTCGAGGTCGGCCTCGACGACTGCCTCCTCAAGCCCGTCGAGCCCTCGCGGCTCAAGTTCTCGATCTCCCGCGCGCTCGAGCGCCGGCGCCTGCTCCTCGAGAACGCGCGCCTGCTCGACGAGCTGAAGCTCACCAACGCCCAGCTCGAGCAGCTCAACAGCTTCCAGAACAAGTTCTTCGCCACGGTGGCCCACGACGTCAAGAACCCGCTGACCGCCATCCGCGGCTACGCCGAGCTCCTCTCCTGGAAGATCAAGGAGGCGGAGCTGCTCAAGTGCGTGAACCACATCATGTCCTCCTCGAAGACGCTCGAGGCCCTCATCAGCGACCTCGTCGACTTCGCCGCCATCGAGTCCGGCAAGCTGCGCGTGAACGTACAGGAGATGGACCTCGCGGCGGTGGTCGCCGAGGTCCGCTCGCGCGTGCAGGTCGTCGCCGACAAGCGCCAGATCGAGTTCCAGGTCAGCGTCCCCGACGACCTCCCCAAGTTCAACGGCGACCCGCTGCGCGTCGGCCAGGTCATCCAGAACCTCTGCACGAACGCCATCCAGTACACCCCGGAGAAGGGGAAGGTCTACCTTCACGTGCAGCGCTCGGCCGCGGTCGTCACGGTGAGCGTCCGCGACACCGGCATCGGCATCTCGAAAGAGGACCTGCCCAAGATCTTCAACCGCTTCTTCCAGGCCCAGAACGCCCAGCAGATGCGCCGGGCCGGCTTCGGCCTGGGACTCAAGATCGCGCAGGAGATCGTCAAGGCGCACGGCGGCGGCATGGGCGTGGATTCCGAGCTCGGCAAGGGCTCGGTCTTCTACTTCACCCTCCCCGTCCCGACCGCGCCGGCGGGGACCGCCGCGACCCCGCCGCCCATGCCGGGCGCCGCGCCGGGGCTCCCGACGTTCGGCGGCCCGTACACGCCTCCGCCGCAGAAGCCGCCGCCGACGAAGCTCTGA
- a CDS encoding tryptophanase, whose protein sequence is MNWEWKTIIEPFKIKCVEPLGFTTRAERDGILREAGYNLFNVPADKVLIDLLTDSGTSAMSAEQWAGIMRGDESYAGARSFFVFERAVRELTGLREVIPVHQGRAAERILFSILGGKGKTVIANSHFDTTRANVEVSGAEALDLPAPGALRFDQPGAFKGDMDVHALETKIREIGVAKIPMVIMTVTNNSLGGQPVSMRNLREVSEICRRHRIPVFLDCARFAENAWFIKKREPGYSTRSAREIAREMFSYVDGCMMSAKKDALVNMGGFLALNDPDLARRCREVLIIGEGFLTYGGLSGRDLEAMAIGLHEVLDEEYLQYRIRSTEYLGDGLRKAGIPIVEPPGGHGVYIDAKRLLPHIPPSQFPAQTLTCELYLAGGIRGVEIGSLMFGHEKDGVFQGAPMELVRLAIPRRVYTQSHIDYVIEVGADIAKRAKSLKGLRLVDAPEHLRHFMARLAVAA, encoded by the coding sequence ATGAACTGGGAGTGGAAGACGATCATCGAGCCGTTCAAGATCAAGTGCGTGGAGCCCCTCGGCTTCACGACCCGCGCCGAGCGCGACGGCATCCTCCGCGAGGCGGGCTACAACCTCTTCAACGTCCCGGCCGACAAAGTCCTCATCGACCTCCTGACCGATTCCGGCACCTCCGCCATGTCCGCCGAGCAGTGGGCGGGCATCATGCGCGGCGACGAGTCCTACGCGGGCGCCCGCAGCTTCTTCGTCTTCGAGCGCGCCGTGCGCGAGCTGACCGGCCTGCGCGAGGTCATCCCCGTCCACCAGGGCCGCGCGGCCGAGCGCATCCTCTTCTCCATCCTCGGCGGCAAGGGCAAGACGGTCATCGCGAACTCCCACTTCGACACGACCCGCGCCAACGTCGAGGTCTCGGGCGCCGAGGCCCTCGACCTCCCCGCCCCCGGGGCCCTGCGCTTCGACCAGCCGGGCGCCTTCAAGGGCGACATGGACGTCCACGCGCTCGAGACGAAGATCCGGGAGATCGGCGTCGCGAAGATCCCGATGGTCATCATGACGGTGACCAACAACTCGCTGGGCGGCCAGCCGGTCTCCATGCGCAACCTGCGCGAGGTCTCCGAGATCTGCCGGCGCCACCGCATCCCGGTCTTCCTCGACTGCGCCCGCTTCGCCGAGAACGCCTGGTTCATCAAGAAGCGCGAGCCCGGCTACTCCACCCGCTCGGCGCGCGAGATCGCGCGCGAGATGTTCTCCTACGTCGACGGCTGCATGATGAGCGCCAAGAAGGACGCGCTCGTCAACATGGGCGGCTTCCTCGCGCTCAACGACCCCGACCTCGCGCGCCGCTGCCGCGAGGTGCTCATCATCGGCGAGGGCTTCCTCACCTACGGCGGGCTCTCCGGCCGCGACCTCGAGGCCATGGCCATCGGCCTCCATGAGGTGCTCGACGAGGAATACCTCCAGTACCGCATCCGCTCGACCGAGTACCTCGGCGACGGCCTGCGCAAGGCCGGCATCCCCATCGTCGAGCCCCCCGGCGGCCACGGCGTCTACATCGACGCCAAACGCCTGCTGCCCCACATCCCGCCCTCCCAGTTCCCGGCGCAGACGCTGACCTGCGAGCTCTACCTCGCCGGCGGCATCCGCGGCGTCGAGATCGGCTCGCTGATGTTCGGGCACGAGAAGGACGGGGTCTTCCAGGGCGCCCCGATGGAGCTCGTGCGCCTCGCCATCCCGCGGCGCGTGTACACCCAGAGCCACATCGACTACGTCATCGAGGTGGGCGCCGACATCGCGAAGCGCGCCAAGAGCCTCAAGGGGCTGCGCCTCGTCGACGCGCCCGAGCACCTGCGCCACTTCATGGCGCGCCTGGCGGTGGCGGCCTGA
- a CDS encoding HEAT repeat domain-containing protein, which produces MKSILGILIAIVLAGQFANVTYSQQNVAGGLCERLKMYGDAKTDRERAAGYNGLRSASVDTPKDLACLRKSLLQKQADEVLSGGVRDLVFKINKPKDLEQLIDVVERGLPLLRKSAGKELSEADAAVLENQQMIIVRVIQRLGELKVGKAIPILRQCLEFEGTEPEASTALALFGDTTSSYPAMEKMVRDLEDQTLQAKWPELAQQMIRIHDKRAKPYLLKLTQHEDFYVGNYAARAFVNLVEEGDFVALKGMTRNPNPSVRSCSIRGIGKIQSSAYDDILVEMLREDADENVRAEAADELGRKNVRKAIPDLKNALKSKDLRIRANAFVALYLLTGTKFDFEGRSARDDDRAEQEVRLRLRMGSK; this is translated from the coding sequence ATGAAGAGTATCCTCGGCATTCTCATCGCCATTGTATTGGCGGGCCAATTCGCGAACGTGACATATTCGCAGCAGAATGTTGCAGGCGGATTGTGCGAACGATTAAAAATGTATGGCGATGCAAAAACGGATAGAGAGCGTGCCGCGGGGTATAACGGGTTAAGAAGTGCGTCGGTCGATACTCCTAAGGATCTCGCATGTCTTAGGAAGTCCCTTCTTCAGAAGCAAGCAGATGAAGTGCTTTCGGGTGGTGTTCGAGACCTGGTTTTTAAAATCAATAAGCCAAAAGACCTTGAGCAGTTGATTGACGTGGTGGAGAGGGGTCTGCCTCTATTGCGTAAAAGTGCAGGCAAGGAATTGTCAGAGGCCGACGCGGCAGTCTTAGAGAATCAGCAAATGATTATTGTCCGTGTGATACAAAGGCTTGGGGAGTTGAAGGTTGGGAAGGCAATCCCAATCCTGAGGCAATGTCTCGAGTTCGAGGGGACTGAGCCGGAGGCATCTACCGCTCTTGCTCTTTTTGGAGACACTACATCATCGTATCCAGCAATGGAGAAGATGGTTCGTGACCTTGAAGATCAGACTCTACAGGCCAAGTGGCCAGAATTAGCACAGCAGATGATTCGTATTCATGATAAAAGAGCTAAGCCCTATTTATTGAAATTGACTCAGCATGAGGATTTTTACGTTGGTAATTATGCTGCAAGGGCATTCGTAAACCTGGTCGAAGAGGGGGATTTCGTCGCACTTAAAGGCATGACGAGAAATCCAAATCCGAGTGTGCGTAGTTGTTCTATTCGAGGGATTGGGAAAATCCAATCTTCGGCGTATGACGACATTCTGGTTGAGATGCTTCGTGAAGATGCGGACGAGAACGTTAGAGCGGAGGCCGCAGATGAATTGGGCCGCAAGAATGTAAGGAAGGCGATTCCCGATTTAAAGAACGCTTTGAAAAGCAAGGATTTGCGAATACGAGCCAATGCATTCGTTGCGTTATACCTCTTAACGGGGACAAAATTCGATTTTGAGGGAAGATCGGCCCGAGACGATGATAGGGCGGAGCAAGAGGTTCGGCTTCGCCTGCGCATGGGCAGCAAGTGA
- a CDS encoding ORF6N domain-containing protein gives MELFEPLGRYPSMGDELALEALGRKIHVLRGHRIMLDEDLAPLYGVTIKRLNQQVHRNLKRFPADFMFQLDAPERDSLRLQNATLESGRGRYRKWGAYSGVAPVTHHYYGPVRRDLKGRGVESC, from the coding sequence ATGGAACTTTTCGAACCCCTCGGCCGTTATCCGAGTATGGGGGATGAACTCGCGCTTGAGGCTCTGGGACGGAAGATCCATGTCCTGCGTGGGCACCGGATCATGCTCGATGAGGACCTGGCTCCTCTTTACGGCGTGACAATCAAGCGCCTGAACCAACAGGTACACCGCAATCTGAAGCGGTTCCCCGCGGACTTCATGTTCCAGCTGGATGCTCCCGAGAGGGATTCTCTAAGGTTGCAGAACGCAACCTTAGAGAGTGGACGCGGACGTTATCGTAAATGGGGCGCCTATTCAGGGGTGGCGCCCGTTACCCACCACTATTATGGCCCGGTTCGTCGGGATCTCAAGGGCCGAGGTGTTGAGAGTTGTTAA
- a CDS encoding HD domain-containing phosphohydrolase, with product MGRRQELERRQMLLARFGRRIATETRIDSLLTIIAEEVRHILGADRCSVFLIDNEKNELWTKVALGVGEKVLRIPMGQGIAGFVAKTGSAVNIRDAYRDRRFTQDLDRLTGYQTKSLLAVPLKDREGRGLGVFEVLNKAKGPFNDEDEGFLRILATIASSSIENARLYENLRRSHLETIYRLAMVAEYRDQQDTASHLRRISKYTAIVAAQLGLAYDLVEDLRYASPLHDIGKVAIPDAILLKPGKLTPDEYEEMKKHPVYGARMLEGAESRLLKLARNIALAHHEHWDGTGYPHGLKGEEIPLEARIVSVVDVFDALTTRRVYKGAWTMDETFKYMMDQSGRLFDPSVVESFLKARDQVSELCLDERAKGVEARV from the coding sequence ATGGGTAGACGGCAGGAGCTCGAGCGCAGACAGATGCTGCTGGCGCGCTTCGGCCGCCGCATCGCGACCGAGACGCGCATCGACAGCCTCCTCACCATCATCGCCGAGGAGGTCCGCCACATCCTCGGCGCCGACCGCTGCTCCGTCTTCCTCATCGACAACGAGAAGAACGAGCTCTGGACCAAGGTCGCCCTCGGCGTCGGCGAGAAGGTCCTGCGCATCCCCATGGGCCAGGGCATCGCCGGCTTCGTCGCCAAGACCGGCTCGGCCGTCAACATCCGCGATGCCTACCGCGACCGCCGCTTCACCCAGGACCTCGACCGCCTCACGGGCTATCAGACCAAGAGCCTGCTCGCCGTCCCGCTCAAGGACCGCGAAGGCCGCGGGCTCGGCGTCTTCGAGGTGCTCAACAAGGCCAAGGGCCCCTTCAACGACGAGGACGAGGGCTTCCTCCGCATACTCGCCACCATCGCCTCCTCCTCCATCGAGAACGCGCGGCTCTACGAGAACCTGCGCCGCTCGCACCTCGAGACCATCTACCGGCTGGCCATGGTTGCGGAATACCGCGACCAGCAGGACACCGCCTCGCACCTGCGGCGCATCTCCAAGTACACGGCCATCGTGGCCGCCCAGCTCGGCCTCGCCTACGACCTCGTCGAAGACCTCCGCTACGCGAGCCCGCTGCACGACATCGGCAAGGTCGCCATCCCGGACGCCATCCTGCTGAAGCCGGGCAAGCTCACCCCCGACGAGTACGAGGAGATGAAGAAGCACCCCGTCTACGGGGCGCGCATGCTCGAGGGCGCCGAGTCGCGGCTCCTCAAGCTCGCGCGCAACATCGCGCTCGCGCACCACGAGCACTGGGACGGCACCGGCTACCCGCACGGGCTCAAGGGCGAAGAGATCCCGCTCGAGGCCCGCATCGTCTCCGTCGTGGACGTCTTCGACGCCCTCACGACCCGCCGCGTTTACAAGGGCGCCTGGACGATGGACGAGACCTTCAAGTACATGATGGACCAGTCCGGCCGCCTCTTCGACCCCTCCGTCGTCGAATCCTTCCTCAAGGCCCGCGACCAGGTCAGCGAGCTCTGCCTCGACGAGCGGGCCAAGGGCGTCGAAGCCCGGGTATAG